The following proteins are co-located in the Rippkaea orientalis PCC 8801 genome:
- a CDS encoding mechanosensitive ion channel domain-containing protein — translation MYCLSWFSEGSKLIFLGLFALILAISPISILAQNPILNSTEKAPIVVDGRVLFEVGSISNFSAQQRASIINDILAEEVRSPDPVDVVIFDENQRTVIRNQATKRHLLTVTSADVIAGSNTFEQALVWKKYLERSLQQAQLQRTSEYLRQFSLLSIAAILGAILGHGGLILLRIWGERNWLRSWSHPSSPLYTWQGIVRPLWRIFIIGTPLILWLTAIGYIGYLLPQARSALYQILMFLGQPIFVLGKNSYSATQLLLLLSLTVGLWFLVKGLVRFLKSYLLERLETSQSVQDVVGILTQYILLFLGLIILLQLWGLDIGALAILASVLGVGIGFGLQNIANNFISGLIITLERPIQVGDFIKLGELVGTVKNIGARSTQIKTWDGISIIVPNSRFLESEVINWSYGDKTSAIRIPISVAYGSDLKRVKLALLQTAKEHPEILVVPRPTVLFQQFGDSALNFELRVWLKEPRNQFRIKSELNYAIDKNFRDYGIEIPFPQRDLNLRSPHLKPLIENILTSTEMIDKQPLEIPDFEEEPELESLEDLLTDRDLERLVHEMRSPQGLDIQNRRYRLHLYPNCFIGSEAVNWLVQRYKYTREEAVEVGQILMEKGIICHVLDQHPFQDSYLFYRFFQDDK, via the coding sequence ATGTATTGCCTGTCTTGGTTCTCTGAAGGCTCAAAATTGATTTTCTTAGGATTATTTGCTTTAATTTTGGCTATTTCTCCTATTTCAATTTTGGCTCAAAATCCTATTCTCAACTCTACAGAAAAAGCTCCCATTGTTGTCGATGGGAGAGTGTTATTTGAAGTGGGATCAATTAGCAATTTTAGCGCACAACAGCGAGCTAGTATTATTAATGATATCTTAGCCGAAGAAGTGCGATCGCCTGACCCCGTGGATGTGGTTATCTTTGATGAAAATCAACGAACGGTTATTCGTAATCAAGCTACAAAACGTCATTTATTGACCGTGACTTCAGCCGATGTTATTGCAGGAAGTAATACCTTTGAACAAGCTCTTGTTTGGAAAAAGTACCTAGAAAGATCCTTACAACAAGCTCAATTGCAGAGAACATCTGAGTATTTACGTCAATTTAGCTTATTAAGTATCGCAGCGATTTTAGGAGCGATTCTCGGCCATGGAGGCTTGATTTTACTGCGAATTTGGGGTGAACGAAACTGGCTTCGCAGTTGGAGTCATCCCAGTTCCCCTTTGTATACCTGGCAAGGAATTGTCAGACCTTTATGGCGCATTTTTATCATCGGAACTCCCCTAATTCTTTGGTTAACAGCAATTGGCTATATTGGCTATCTGTTACCCCAAGCCAGAAGCGCACTTTACCAAATACTGATGTTTTTAGGACAACCTATTTTTGTCCTCGGTAAAAATAGCTATTCGGCTACCCAATTACTCTTACTTTTGTCCTTAACGGTTGGACTATGGTTTTTAGTTAAAGGGTTGGTTCGTTTTTTAAAATCCTATCTTTTAGAACGTTTAGAAACTAGCCAAAGTGTTCAAGATGTTGTCGGGATTTTAACCCAATATATCCTGCTGTTTTTAGGGTTAATTATTTTGCTACAACTCTGGGGACTGGATATCGGTGCGTTAGCTATTTTAGCGAGTGTTTTAGGCGTGGGTATTGGGTTTGGATTACAGAATATTGCTAATAATTTTATTAGTGGTTTAATTATTACTTTAGAGCGTCCCATTCAAGTAGGGGATTTTATTAAGTTAGGGGAATTAGTGGGAACGGTTAAAAATATTGGTGCGAGAAGTACCCAGATTAAAACTTGGGATGGCATCTCGATTATTGTTCCTAATTCGCGTTTTTTGGAAAGTGAAGTCATTAATTGGTCCTATGGTGATAAAACGTCAGCCATTCGTATTCCTATCAGTGTTGCTTATGGTTCTGATCTTAAACGAGTTAAGTTGGCTTTATTGCAAACAGCTAAGGAACATCCAGAAATTTTAGTGGTTCCCCGTCCTACGGTATTATTTCAACAGTTTGGAGACAGTGCGTTAAATTTTGAATTAAGGGTTTGGCTCAAAGAACCTCGTAATCAATTTCGGATTAAAAGTGAACTCAATTATGCTATTGACAAAAACTTCCGTGATTATGGTATTGAAATTCCTTTTCCTCAACGGGATCTAAATTTGCGATCGCCTCACTTAAAACCCTTGATTGAAAACATCTTAACATCCACAGAAATGATTGATAAACAGCCTTTAGAAATACCAGATTTTGAGGAAGAACCTGAGTTAGAATCTTTAGAAGATCTTTTAACAGATAGGGATCTTGAACGGTTGGTTCATGAAATGCGATCGCCTCAAGGATTGGATATTCAAAATCGTCGTTATCGTCTTCATCTTTATCCTAATTGTTTTATTGGTTCTGAAGCAGTTAATTGGTTAGTACAACGTTATAAGTACACTAGGGAAGAAGCCGTTGAAGTAGGTCAGATCTTAATGGAAAAAGGCATTATTTGTCATGTTTTAGATCAGCATCCTTTTCAAGATAGTTATTTATTTTATCGATTTTTTCAAGATGATAAATAA
- a CDS encoding precorrin-8X methylmutase has translation MEWHLTDAQSLALIDSEIGKTPLSPAEYEIVRRVIYQTADFDYLSLIRFSEDGLSSGAAAIAARSTIVVDVPMVQVGIVPTLQATFANPVYCSTQTITRPQKEKTETAWGMQTLAKRYPEAIFVIGQSQTALTALVELIEEEEIKPALVIGTPSGFIGADIAKERLFDTQIPHITVDGCKGSAVVAVAMVDALVDLAWEVYGDDRTVV, from the coding sequence ATGGAATGGCATTTAACAGACGCTCAAAGTCTCGCCTTAATTGATAGTGAAATTGGCAAAACCCCACTATCTCCAGCCGAATATGAAATTGTCCGTCGGGTGATTTATCAAACGGCGGATTTTGACTATCTTTCGTTAATCCGCTTTTCTGAAGATGGTTTGTCATCGGGAGCCGCAGCGATCGCGGCTCGTAGTACCATTGTCGTTGATGTTCCTATGGTGCAAGTGGGGATTGTTCCTACTTTACAAGCCACCTTTGCCAATCCGGTCTATTGTAGTACTCAAACGATTACCCGTCCTCAAAAGGAAAAAACTGAAACCGCTTGGGGAATGCAAACCCTCGCTAAACGGTATCCTGAAGCGATTTTTGTGATCGGTCAATCCCAAACCGCGTTAACCGCGTTAGTCGAATTAATCGAAGAAGAGGAGATTAAACCCGCTTTAGTGATTGGCACTCCATCAGGGTTTATTGGGGCTGATATCGCTAAAGAAAGACTGTTTGATACCCAAATTCCCCATATTACCGTCGATGGTTGTAAAGGAAGTGCCGTAGTAGCAGTGGCCATGGTTGATGCCCTAGTTGACTTAGCTTGGGAAGTGTATGGTGACGATAGAACGGTGGTCTAG
- a CDS encoding TPM domain-containing protein translates to MQQRCLRSLLMGLVICVLSLASFILWPNPALAVNNPELLPDTVTPVVDLADFLPESQESTLIKDIANFEQETGWKLRVLTQYDRSPGRAVINFWGLDDKSILLVADSRGGNLLAFSIGDAVYELLPRTFWIELQARFGNLYYIRDNGENKAIMDALGTVKGCLVQGGCAVVPGLPREQWILTLVTSIVGGLVFGFAGIPRKQGQTFAWQWVLIISPLWGILFIAFGIGPVVTRTSDWLPLFRNLMGFVLGILVAYLSPMLSQPTPSNKET, encoded by the coding sequence ATGCAGCAACGTTGTCTTCGATCTCTCCTAATGGGTTTAGTCATCTGTGTTCTCAGTCTGGCAAGTTTCATTCTGTGGCCAAACCCAGCTTTAGCCGTTAATAATCCGGAACTTTTACCTGATACCGTGACTCCAGTCGTAGATTTAGCAGATTTTCTTCCAGAATCTCAAGAAAGTACCTTAATAAAGGATATTGCCAACTTTGAACAAGAAACAGGTTGGAAACTCAGAGTACTAACCCAATATGATCGCTCTCCAGGCCGCGCGGTGATCAACTTTTGGGGACTTGATGACAAAAGCATTCTCCTAGTGGCAGACTCCCGTGGCGGAAATCTCCTGGCCTTTAGCATTGGCGATGCGGTGTATGAATTACTGCCCCGAACCTTTTGGATTGAACTCCAAGCACGTTTTGGAAATCTCTATTATATTCGAGATAATGGGGAAAATAAAGCGATTATGGACGCTTTAGGCACAGTTAAAGGCTGTCTGGTTCAAGGAGGCTGTGCCGTGGTTCCAGGGTTGCCACGGGAGCAATGGATTCTCACCTTAGTGACTTCCATTGTTGGGGGTCTGGTCTTTGGGTTCGCAGGGATTCCCCGTAAACAAGGCCAAACCTTTGCTTGGCAATGGGTTTTGATTATTTCTCCTCTGTGGGGTATCCTGTTTATTGCCTTTGGTATCGGGCCAGTGGTGACTCGGACTTCGGATTGGTTGCCCTTATTCCGTAATCTGATGGGATTTGTCTTAGGCATCCTCGTGGCCTATCTATCGCCGATGTTGAGTCAACCTACCCCCTCCAATAAGGAAACCTAA
- a CDS encoding YtxH domain-containing protein produces MSKNNNSGLFIAGMVIGGLLGTITGILIAPRSGKETRRILKKSADALPEMAEDLSTTVQLQADRLSESALNNWNDTLNRLQDAIAAGLEASQSDSEREIRADAKSSENHL; encoded by the coding sequence ATGTCTAAAAATAACAATAGTGGTCTATTTATTGCCGGAATGGTAATTGGTGGTTTGCTAGGAACCATCACTGGAATCTTGATCGCGCCGCGATCAGGAAAAGAAACACGGCGCATCCTCAAAAAATCCGCCGATGCGCTGCCAGAGATGGCAGAAGACCTATCCACCACGGTACAATTACAGGCTGATCGATTATCAGAATCAGCCCTCAATAACTGGAATGATACCCTAAATCGACTCCAAGACGCGATCGCGGCTGGTCTCGAAGCCAGTCAAAGTGACAGTGAGCGTGAGATAAGGGCTGATGCAAAATCCTCCGAAAACCATCTTTAA
- the purH gene encoding bifunctional phosphoribosylaminoimidazolecarboxamide formyltransferase/IMP cyclohydrolase, giving the protein MTRLALLSVSDKTGIIDLAQQLIHQFDFELISSGGTAKALQAAGLPVTKVSEYTGSPEILGGRVKTLHPRIHGGILGRRDLPQDTQDMETHQIHPIDLVVVNLYPFEQTIANPNVTVAEAIENIDIGGPTLLRAAAKNYAHVTVLSNPKYYDTYLQELAENNGEVSLEFRQKMAGETFALTNSYDGAIANYFMTLSSENESTLPSRFTVSGTQFQSLRYGENPHQQAAWYQTGTQPSGWAAATQLQGKELSYNNLVDLEAARRIIAEFNPQEPAVAILKHTNPCGVAVGNTLADAYEKAFNADSISAFGGIIALNQPLDKETASLLTKTFLECVVAPGCDDEAKEILTAKSKVRVLVLPDLMNGPKQTIKVIAGGLLVQASDDVIDTPDSWKIVTEKQPTLQQLAELLFAWKVAKHVKSNAIVVTKNRTTLGIGAGQMNRVGSVKIALEQAGEAAMGGCLASDGFFPFDDSVRTAAAAGIKVIVQPGGSVKDKDSIAAANELGLVMMLTGIRHFLH; this is encoded by the coding sequence ATGACACGGTTAGCACTACTGAGTGTATCGGACAAAACGGGAATTATCGATTTAGCTCAACAATTGATTCACCAATTTGATTTTGAGTTAATCAGTAGTGGAGGAACGGCTAAAGCGTTACAAGCAGCAGGACTTCCCGTGACAAAAGTGAGTGAATATACTGGATCACCAGAAATTTTAGGGGGACGGGTAAAAACGCTTCACCCTCGCATCCATGGAGGCATTTTAGGAAGACGGGATCTCCCCCAAGATACCCAAGACATGGAAACTCATCAAATTCATCCCATTGATTTAGTGGTTGTTAATCTCTATCCCTTTGAACAAACGATTGCTAACCCCAATGTTACCGTTGCTGAAGCCATTGAAAATATTGATATCGGGGGTCCAACTTTATTACGCGCTGCTGCTAAAAATTATGCCCATGTGACGGTCTTATCTAACCCTAAATATTACGATACCTACTTGCAAGAATTAGCCGAAAATAATGGAGAAGTTTCTCTAGAGTTTCGTCAAAAAATGGCGGGAGAAACCTTTGCCTTAACCAATAGTTATGATGGGGCGATCGCTAATTATTTCATGACCCTTTCTTCAGAAAACGAGTCTACTTTACCCAGTCGTTTTACGGTTTCAGGAACGCAATTTCAATCGCTACGCTATGGAGAAAATCCCCATCAACAAGCAGCTTGGTATCAAACCGGAACCCAACCGTCAGGATGGGCTGCTGCGACTCAATTACAAGGGAAAGAACTCAGTTATAATAATTTAGTGGATTTAGAAGCAGCACGTCGAATTATTGCTGAATTTAATCCCCAAGAACCTGCCGTTGCGATTCTTAAACATACCAATCCCTGTGGTGTTGCCGTGGGAAATACCTTAGCGGATGCCTATGAAAAGGCCTTTAATGCGGATTCTATTTCGGCTTTTGGCGGTATTATTGCCCTCAATCAACCCTTAGATAAAGAGACAGCCAGTCTATTAACAAAAACCTTTTTAGAATGTGTGGTTGCCCCTGGATGTGATGACGAAGCAAAAGAAATTTTAACGGCTAAATCTAAGGTAAGAGTTTTGGTCTTACCCGATTTAATGAATGGTCCCAAACAAACCATTAAAGTGATTGCAGGAGGGTTATTAGTGCAAGCATCTGATGATGTCATAGACACTCCTGATAGTTGGAAGATCGTTACAGAAAAACAGCCAACACTTCAACAATTAGCCGAATTATTGTTTGCTTGGAAAGTCGCTAAGCACGTTAAATCTAATGCCATTGTTGTTACCAAAAATCGCACAACTTTGGGTATTGGGGCTGGTCAAATGAATCGCGTAGGTTCGGTTAAAATTGCCCTAGAACAAGCAGGAGAAGCAGCTATGGGGGGATGTTTAGCTAGTGATGGATTTTTCCCCTTTGATGACTCAGTACGCACCGCAGCAGCAGCCGGAATTAAAGTGATTGTACAGCCTGGAGGTTCTGTTAAGGATAAAGATTCAATTGCAGCAGCCAATGAATTAGGATTAGTGATGATGTTAACAGGAATACGCCATTTTCTTCATTAG
- a CDS encoding Uma2 family endonuclease, protein MIPQTDPPLSPREVLPTMYDLPSEDPEEPGLPDEFHLLQPELLRLTFRPPSYETENIFVASDLNLYYDIHHPLWYKRPDWFAVLGVPHLYDKRDLRLSYVIWQEGVSPFVVVELLSPGTEMEDLGQNLRSIDKPPNKWTVYEQILRIPYYVLFNRYTNEFQAFGLMMNTYQPLTITEQGLWLPEAQLGLGLWQGTYQGIERLWLRWYDQENNWILTPTEQENQRAEQEKQRAEQEKQRAEQEKQRAEQEKQRAEQEKQRAEQEKQRAEQEKQRADLAELEIARLRKLLEDSGLEF, encoded by the coding sequence ATGATCCCCCAAACTGATCCCCCCTTATCCCCCAGAGAAGTCTTACCAACCATGTATGACTTACCTAGCGAAGATCCAGAGGAACCAGGTTTGCCAGACGAATTTCATCTTTTACAACCCGAATTATTGCGTCTCACGTTTCGTCCTCCTTCCTATGAAACCGAGAATATTTTTGTCGCTAGTGACTTAAATTTATATTACGATATTCACCATCCTTTGTGGTATAAAAGACCAGATTGGTTTGCTGTTTTGGGAGTTCCCCATCTCTACGACAAAAGAGACTTACGGTTAAGTTATGTTATCTGGCAAGAAGGAGTCAGTCCCTTTGTGGTGGTGGAATTGCTGTCCCCTGGAACTGAAATGGAAGATTTAGGGCAGAATTTACGAAGTATAGATAAACCCCCCAATAAATGGACAGTCTATGAACAAATTTTGAGAATCCCTTATTATGTGCTTTTTAACCGCTATACCAATGAATTTCAGGCATTTGGGTTAATGATGAATACCTATCAACCCTTAACTATCACAGAACAAGGACTGTGGTTGCCAGAAGCTCAATTAGGGTTAGGATTATGGCAAGGAACCTATCAAGGAATAGAGAGACTTTGGTTGCGTTGGTATGATCAAGAAAACAATTGGATTTTAACTCCAACTGAACAAGAAAACCAACGCGCTGAACAGGAAAAACAACGCGCTGAACAGGAAAAACAACGCGCTGAACAAGAAAAACAACGCGCTGAACAAGAAAAACAACGCGCTGAACAAGAAAAACAACGCGCTGAACAAGAAAAACAACGCGCTGAACAAGAAAAACAACGGGCAGATTTAGCTGAATTAGAAATAGCTAGATTAAGAAAATTATTAGAGGATTCAGGTCTAGAATTTTAG
- a CDS encoding cupin domain-containing protein has product MTLSLFIAFFIFLTFPVFAASANDEAADTSKVTLVFDHVLPNVPGKSIKGLLVEYAPSGSTPPHTHPASAFVYATVLEGAIRSKVNDNPEQVYHAGENFFELPGAHHLKSINASDTQPMRMLAVFVVDTNEEILTRLDR; this is encoded by the coding sequence ATGACTCTTTCCCTATTCATAGCATTCTTTATATTTCTAACTTTCCCCGTATTCGCCGCTTCAGCCAATGATGAGGCTGCTGATACGTCTAAGGTAACGCTGGTTTTTGATCACGTTCTTCCCAATGTACCTGGAAAGAGTATCAAAGGATTACTGGTTGAATATGCGCCAAGTGGCTCCACACCCCCACATACTCATCCTGCCTCGGCTTTCGTCTATGCAACCGTGCTTGAAGGAGCGATTCGTAGCAAAGTCAATGATAATCCGGAGCAGGTATATCACGCCGGTGAGAACTTTTTTGAACTACCTGGTGCTCATCATCTCAAGAGCATAAATGCCAGTGATACTCAACCTATGCGTATGTTAGCCGTCTTTGTCGTCGATACCAATGAGGAGATTCTGACTCGACTCGACAGGTGA
- a CDS encoding SDR family oxidoreductase, giving the protein MKIVVIGGSGLIGKKLVSKLREHEHEAIAASRSSGVNAVTGEGLAEVLVGVQVVVDVTSSPSFEDGAVLEFFSKSTQNLLAAEANAGVGHHIAISIVGVDRIPDSGYMRAKVAQEQLIQSAAIPYTILRATQFFEFIETIIAQFPTDGQTVHLPPALIQPIWSEDVVDALVEITLGVPVNDIIDVGGPERFRFEEITRQFLSATQDTRQVVVDSHARYFGASLSDQLVPEGNSRIGSTRFEDWLNRSISSKSALNYHC; this is encoded by the coding sequence ATGAAAATTGTTGTCATTGGTGGCAGTGGACTGATTGGTAAGAAGCTTGTGAGCAAGCTACGTGAGCATGAACATGAGGCGATCGCCGCGTCCCGTTCTTCAGGTGTCAACGCCGTTACAGGCGAGGGACTGGCTGAGGTGTTAGTGGGTGTTCAAGTTGTTGTCGATGTGACGAGTTCACCTTCCTTTGAGGATGGGGCGGTGTTGGAGTTCTTCTCTAAATCAACGCAGAACCTGCTGGCGGCGGAGGCAAACGCGGGTGTGGGTCATCACATTGCAATATCAATCGTCGGTGTTGATCGCATCCCCGATAGCGGCTATATGCGTGCGAAAGTCGCTCAGGAACAGTTGATCCAGTCTGCTGCCATACCTTATACAATCCTGCGCGCTACGCAGTTCTTTGAGTTCATCGAGACGATCATCGCTCAATTCCCTACCGATGGGCAAACAGTTCACTTACCTCCTGCCTTGATCCAGCCCATCTGGTCTGAGGACGTTGTCGACGCGCTGGTCGAGATCACACTGGGAGTGCCTGTAAACGACATTATAGATGTAGGGGGTCCAGAACGTTTCCGTTTCGAGGAAATCACCCGCCAATTCCTGAGTGCAACCCAGGACACACGTCAGGTGGTTGTAGACAGTCACGCCCGTTACTTTGGCGCATCGTTGAGTGATCAGCTTGTTCCAGAGGGCAACTCACGCATCGGCTCTACCCGTTTCGAGGATTGGCTCAACCGCTCTATCTCTTCAAAATCAGCATTGAATTATCATTGCTGA
- a CDS encoding NAD-dependent epimerase/dehydratase family protein, with protein sequence MRIFVAGATGAIGRPLLDQLLVRGHDVVALTRSPETAQLLVAQGIESAIANVFDPDSVKTVIAHAQPEVVIEQLTALPRTYTRESMSATASLNTRIRLEGGANVLAAAQAAGVRRYLRQSIAFWGIPGAGLADEETPLSLDASPAVAADARIVTEIEHRLLQTPNVEGIALRYGFFYGPGTWFNPDGDVGQQVRQQQFPIVGNGEGVWSWLHIEDAVIATVAAVEQGNRGVYLIVDDQPLAVCDWLPAFARSLNAPPPPQVSVEDALKMEGGADMVYYQTQMRGASNAKAKRELNFRPRPLEWVVNSTVALG encoded by the coding sequence ATGAGGATTTTTGTTGCCGGAGCCACAGGAGCAATCGGTCGCCCACTACTCGACCAATTACTTGTCAGAGGACACGATGTTGTAGCTCTGACCCGTTCTCCAGAAACAGCACAGTTATTAGTAGCACAGGGAATCGAATCTGCGATCGCCAATGTATTTGACCCAGATTCAGTTAAAACGGTGATCGCCCACGCTCAACCAGAAGTGGTGATCGAACAACTTACCGCCCTACCCAGGACTTACACTCGGGAATCAATGAGTGCAACAGCTTCTCTGAATACACGTATTCGGTTAGAAGGAGGAGCAAATGTACTGGCGGCAGCACAGGCAGCAGGGGTGCGTCGTTACCTGAGACAGTCGATCGCCTTCTGGGGAATTCCCGGTGCTGGATTGGCAGATGAGGAAACACCGTTATCGCTTGATGCCTCCCCCGCCGTTGCCGCAGATGCTCGCATTGTGACTGAGATTGAACATCGTTTACTCCAAACGCCTAACGTAGAAGGAATTGCCTTACGCTATGGCTTCTTCTACGGACCCGGCACTTGGTTCAACCCGGATGGTGATGTAGGGCAACAGGTGAGGCAGCAACAGTTTCCCATTGTGGGCAACGGGGAGGGTGTCTGGTCGTGGTTACACATTGAAGATGCAGTGATCGCCACTGTTGCAGCAGTAGAGCAGGGCAACAGGGGTGTTTATCTGATTGTCGACGATCAGCCTTTGGCGGTGTGCGACTGGCTCCCTGCGTTTGCTCGATCCCTCAATGCTCCACCCCCGCCACAAGTATCGGTTGAAGATGCTCTTAAAATGGAGGGTGGTGCAGATATGGTGTACTACCAAACTCAGATGCGAGGCGCATCGAATGCTAAGGCAAAACGCGAACTCAATTTTAGGCCTCGACCGTTGGAATGGGTAGTTAACAGCACCGTGGCTCTTGGGTAA
- a CDS encoding Uma2 family endonuclease — protein MTITLEKENFTLEDFSLNPIEGKEWINGELVEKTGMTIKHSKIQAKLAYYWKNYSLESEQGGEVYVELPCITLRQGRRPDVCYLTPELVDQFSHQATLPQSPPLIAEIASPTDSAEDLFAKADEYLGSGCLEVWLVFPESNRLLIVTQTQTLAFHEPDEVSTQQVLLGFKLLLSELFR, from the coding sequence ATGACTATCACCTTAGAGAAAGAAAATTTCACCCTAGAAGATTTCAGTCTCAATCCGATTGAGGGAAAAGAGTGGATTAATGGTGAGTTAGTTGAAAAAACGGGAATGACTATCAAACACAGCAAAATTCAAGCAAAGTTGGCTTACTACTGGAAAAATTACTCATTAGAATCAGAACAGGGAGGAGAAGTTTATGTAGAATTGCCTTGTATTACCCTGCGTCAAGGTCGTCGTCCTGATGTTTGCTACTTAACCCCCGAATTAGTTGATCAGTTTAGTCATCAGGCTACTTTACCCCAAAGTCCACCTTTAATCGCAGAAATTGCGTCTCCAACAGATTCGGCTGAAGATTTATTTGCTAAAGCTGATGAATATTTAGGGTCAGGTTGTCTAGAAGTTTGGTTAGTTTTTCCTGAAAGTAACCGACTCTTAATCGTTACTCAAACACAAACTTTAGCGTTTCATGAACCCGATGAGGTAAGTACCCAACAAGTATTATTGGGGTTTAAGCTGTTATTAAGTGAATTATTTCGTTAA
- a CDS encoding YcjF family protein — MPLPRLLFLVIGLSLILGLIIWLINSIYRLYIQVSFTAPLLANLLVLLIVGLLGLLIYAFIYYFNLSTSKKTRRQDRRNLNFKLPEQKTEAAQETLKAVRRQVQQIQDKVTQKALLNRSQEIEASLTRGELKVVVFGTGSAGKTSLINALIGEMVGNVEATMGTTQIGETYRLKLRGVSQEILITDTPGILEAGVEGTQREKLARQLATEADLLLFVVDNDLRQSEYDPLQILAKIGKRSLLIFNKIDLYTEDEITLIKQQLQERVKDLIGESDIILIAANPQPFEVETGKMIKAEPDIIPLIKRLAVVLRAEGEDLIADNILLQSQRLGEEARKMIDRQRSRQADKIIDRYQWIGAGVIAVTPLPVIDMLATAAVNAQMVIEIGRIYGCELNSDRGKELAFSLGKTLVSLGVVKGAVDLLSKALQLNVATYLVGKVIQGVTAAYLTRIAGKSFVEYFRQDQDWGDGGITEVVQRQFQLSRKDEFIKGFVKDAIAKVVEPLTDTWQEEEKVDLELTPEPLQQQAVLEEDDW; from the coding sequence ATGCCACTGCCCCGTTTATTGTTTCTTGTGATTGGTTTGAGTCTGATTCTTGGACTTATTATTTGGCTAATTAATTCTATTTATCGTCTTTATATTCAAGTTTCTTTTACAGCCCCTTTATTAGCTAATCTTCTTGTTCTTTTAATTGTTGGATTATTGGGATTGCTAATTTATGCGTTTATTTATTATTTTAATTTAAGTACATCTAAGAAAACCCGTAGACAAGATCGCCGTAATCTTAATTTTAAACTCCCTGAACAAAAGACAGAAGCTGCCCAAGAAACCCTTAAAGCAGTGCGCCGTCAAGTGCAACAAATTCAAGATAAAGTGACTCAAAAAGCTTTATTAAATCGTTCCCAAGAAATTGAAGCTAGTTTAACCAGGGGGGAACTGAAAGTCGTCGTTTTTGGCACAGGTTCAGCCGGAAAAACGTCTTTAATTAATGCTTTAATTGGGGAAATGGTTGGCAATGTAGAAGCAACGATGGGAACCACTCAAATTGGAGAAACCTATCGCTTGAAATTACGGGGAGTATCGCAGGAAATTTTGATTACAGATACCCCAGGAATTTTGGAAGCTGGAGTTGAGGGAACACAGCGAGAAAAGTTAGCAAGACAGTTAGCAACGGAAGCAGATTTATTATTATTTGTGGTTGATAATGATCTCCGTCAATCCGAATATGATCCTCTACAAATTTTAGCTAAAATTGGTAAGCGATCGCTGCTTATTTTTAATAAAATTGATCTGTATACTGAAGATGAAATCACCTTAATAAAACAACAATTACAAGAAAGAGTCAAGGATTTAATCGGAGAATCTGATATTATTTTAATTGCAGCAAATCCTCAACCTTTTGAAGTAGAAACGGGAAAAATGATTAAAGCAGAACCCGATATCATTCCCTTGATTAAACGGTTAGCCGTTGTCTTACGCGCGGAGGGAGAAGATTTAATTGCCGATAACATTTTATTGCAATCTCAACGCTTAGGAGAAGAAGCCCGAAAAATGATTGATCGTCAACGATCTCGGCAAGCGGATAAAATTATTGATCGCTATCAATGGATTGGGGCAGGAGTGATTGCTGTCACGCCTTTACCTGTAATAGATATGTTAGCAACCGCAGCAGTTAATGCCCAAATGGTAATAGAAATTGGACGGATTTATGGGTGTGAATTAAATAGCGATCGCGGTAAAGAATTGGCTTTTTCGTTAGGCAAAACTCTAGTCAGTCTAGGCGTTGTTAAAGGGGCAGTAGATTTGTTAAGTAAAGCCCTACAATTAAACGTCGCAACCTATCTGGTTGGTAAGGTCATTCAAGGAGTAACCGCAGCCTATTTAACCCGTATTGCTGGTAAAAGTTTTGTGGAATATTTTCGTCAAGATCAAGACTGGGGAGATGGAGGCATTACGGAAGTGGTACAGCGTCAGTTTCAACTCAGTCGCAAAGATGAATTTATTAAAGGATTTGTTAAAGATGCGATCGCTAAAGTCGTTGAACCGTTAACAGATACTTGGCAAGAAGAAGAAAAGGTAGACTTAGAATTAACGCCAGAACCCCTTCAACAACAAGCTGTTTTAGAAGAAGATGATTGGTAA